The following nucleotide sequence is from Peribacillus sp. ACCC06369.
GATAATAAAGGACTTAACGGACCTCCTTGCGGAGTTCCCTCCTCACTTTTATGAAAAAGTCCGCCTATCATAATGCCTGCTTGAAGGAATCTACGAATCAGTTTGAGAACTCGTTTATCTTCAATTTTCCGCTCTAACATTCCCATGAGCTTGTCATGATTCACTTTATCGAAGAACTTCTCCAAGTCCATATCCACTACCCATGTATAACCTTCGGTTATATAGGACTTTGCCTTTCGAACCGCCTGGTGCCCTTGTTTGTTAGGGCGAAAACCATAGCTATTCTCCGAAAAGGTTGAGTCATATATCCTGGTTAATATTTGGGCAATGGCTTGTTGAATGAAACGGTCTAGAACGGTTGGAATACCCAATAGCCGAACTCCGCCGTTTGGTTTCGGGATTTCGATACGACGGACGGGCTGCGGTTGATAGGTACCCTGTAAAAGGGCAGTTTTCATGTTGTACCATTCAGTTGCGAGGTGCGGTCTCAGGTTTTGAACCGGCATTCCATCTACACCATGGCTTCCCTTATTTCTTTCTACACGCTTCAATGCCTGTATTAAGTTTTCCCTCTCTAGTATCTGTTCCATTAACATCGTTGATATCCTTTCTACGTGGATAAATGGTCTATTTGTGCCTTTATCTGCTCCACCCTTTTGAAGTTCCCCGTGTATTCACCACTTCTTCCTTCAAATAAGTTCCGTTAGGAATTGTTTGCTTCTTCGCAGATAACGAACGCCTAGTATTCATCCTCCTTAATCTGTTCGGTCCTTCCTTATCTTCTCGAGTAGACAAGTACTATGACCTCTGCTGACTTCTGATGATTCAGCTGTCCATCACTGGACAGGTTACCAAGTGTACTTGGCTGTCATCAGACCTCCCCGGGTAAGAGTGCAATCTTTCCCTCCATCTATCTGCTTCATTTACTCTGTACCACCTTCGGCAGTAAGGACTTTGTTTTGTTTCGCAAACTCATCCAATGATACCTAGCCTTATATGAAGTTCGTGTTCCTCAGACCGGAGGTTTGCCGCTTGCTTCCTTCAGATTCCACGTCACCATGGACACCCTTGCATTAAGCTAACCATTACTACTGCCTTCATGGTTCGGGACTCACACCCTATAGATTGCACCCATGCCGGGCGCACGAAAAGGGGGAAAGGTCGCCAGCTGGCGGACTTTCCCTTTTTTTATATCTTGCATTTGTTTAAGCGCCTGCGACAAGTGGTATATTTTTTACAGATAGAATAACACTAGGGTTATTCCAAATTGTATGGGCGGTGAATTCATGAAGCAAGCAGATTGCATTATTATTGGTGGCGGTATAGCCGGTATTCAGGCAGCTATCCAGCTCGGAAGATATAAACATGATATTATCGTCATTGATTCTGCTCAAGGCCGCTCTTCCATAGCAAAGGCTTACCATAACATTCTTGGGTGGCCAGACGGGGTAAGCGGCAAACAATTAAGGACTCTGGGCAGACAGCACGCAGAAAAATTCGGTGTCGAATTCTTCGATGATACTGTGACATCACTTGAAAAAAAGCAGGACAAGTTTTTTATCCAAACAAAGAATGACATGGAATATCAAGCAAAAATGATTTTTCTCGGTACTGGCATCACTGATAACATCCCTCCAATCAAAAACATCTATCCAACTCTTGGGACATCCACTTATATATGCCCTGACTGTGATGGGTATGAGATCATGGATAAGCAAACCGTGGTCCTAGGAGGCGGAAATACAGGTGCAGGTATGGCCCTTACTCTACTATATTGGTCAAAAGATATCATTTACGTAAATCACTTGAAATCAAAAATTGATGATAAGTATCGGGAAAAGTTAAAGGAGAACCAGATTCCCGTATTTGAAGAGGAAGTCGTAGAGGTTCATATAGATGCCAAACAGCAGTTAACCGCAATACAATTAGTTTCTGGTAAAATAATTGAAGCTGAAAAGGCATTCACTGCATTTAAAGGGAACAAACTCAATAATGGCCTCGCCATACAATTAGGTGTGCAAGTAAACGAAAACAATCATGTCGTGATTCATCCCCGCACTAAAGAAACGAATATTAAAGGAGTCTGGGCTGGCGGCGACCTTGTTGCCCATTCCGAACAAGTCACCATATCGATGGGGGACGGGACCCAAGCAGCTATTTGGATTCATAAGAGACTGATGGGACAGCCACTTCCTTATGATTAACAACCTTTTGGAATATTCAAAGGGCGACCTGTTTACCAGGCCGCCTTTTTCATTCATATTAATAAACTTTTTTGTCTAAGCCTTCTTTTATTAATCTACATTCGTTTCCTACCTTTAAAAACATTGACCAGAATGAGAATGACCGCGATGATAAGCAAGATATGTATAAAGCCTGCAGCCACTTTAAAGACTAAACCAAGAACCCATAATAATATTATTGCACCAATAATTGTCCAAAGCATAATAATCTCCTTTCCTTCCCTTCTCATATTCGATCTTTCATAATGAGAAGTTCCTTCAAAATTTTCAGCTTATATTTAAATTACCCATATCTTTCTGTAACAAACCCTTTAGTGGGTGAACCCAAAAATATTACATAAAACTGTAAATGCTGTAAATGATAATAAATAATTAAGGAATCTTCCAATTGATAACCCCTTAAGGAAGAACTACAGATCTTTGAAGTTAGGCAAAAACTAAAGAAGGAGTCGTTCATTCATGAAAAAGTTTTTACTGATCTGTTTAACAGCCTGTTCCCTATTCTTAGTTAACCTGGATCACCCGTTTGCACAGGAAAATAAAACAAAACCGGAAAGTGTACAATTCACTGATGCTCAAAAATCGGAAATCGCCAAGATCCAAAAGCAGATACTCGCGGACAAAAAGAAATTGATTGAAAAATATGTGGAGTATGGCGCGCTTTCGAAAGAAGAAGCCGATAAAATGGTTTCACATTTTGAAAAACATTATAAAATGATGGAAGAACATAATTTTCAAATTCCTCCGCACCGTCCACATACACGACACATGCATAAGTGATTCTATGTTCTTTACCTATATAGCATGATAATCCGTCCAATAAAATGGCCGGATTTTTTTTCATTTCTTTCGTCCTTGATAAATAAACCTTACGCGTTTACCATTTACTAAAGGATTTATATTTCCCTATAGCGAAATACATAACTATGAGAAATGAAAGGGTGAAAAGGATGAACAAAATAGGTATTACAGCAAGAGACTTATTTCACTTGAAATCAGTGACCGACCCAAAGCTATCACCGGATGGCAGCATGGCGGTTTTTGTCCAAACTAGAATTGATGAAAAAACGGAAAAATACATTTCCAATCTATTTATGTTCAGCCTGATTACGAATGAAACAAAGCAATGGACGTTTGGGGATAATCGTGATACATCACCTGCCTGGTCACCGGACGGCAAACATATCGCCTTTTTATCAGACAGATCTGGAAAAAAGCAAGTCCATATCATTGGGAGCATTGGTGGGGAAGCTCGCCAGCTGACCCATTTCGTTAACGGAGTAACCAAACCTATTTGGT
It contains:
- a CDS encoding NAD(P)/FAD-dependent oxidoreductase, encoding MKQADCIIIGGGIAGIQAAIQLGRYKHDIIVIDSAQGRSSIAKAYHNILGWPDGVSGKQLRTLGRQHAEKFGVEFFDDTVTSLEKKQDKFFIQTKNDMEYQAKMIFLGTGITDNIPPIKNIYPTLGTSTYICPDCDGYEIMDKQTVVLGGGNTGAGMALTLLYWSKDIIYVNHLKSKIDDKYREKLKENQIPVFEEEVVEVHIDAKQQLTAIQLVSGKIIEAEKAFTAFKGNKLNNGLAIQLGVQVNENNHVVIHPRTKETNIKGVWAGGDLVAHSEQVTISMGDGTQAAIWIHKRLMGQPLPYD
- a CDS encoding lmo0937 family membrane protein, producing MLWTIIGAIILLWVLGLVFKVAAGFIHILLIIAVILILVNVFKGRKRM
- a CDS encoding YckD family protein produces the protein MKKFLLICLTACSLFLVNLDHPFAQENKTKPESVQFTDAQKSEIAKIQKQILADKKKLIEKYVEYGALSKEEADKMVSHFEKHYKMMEEHNFQIPPHRPHTRHMHK